A window of Opitutus sp. ER46 contains these coding sequences:
- a CDS encoding formate/nitrite transporter family protein — MDFIKPADAVKSMLAASETKAALSVRDLLLRGFLSGALLGFATSLALTATGQTQTPLVGALVFPVGFVMIVLLGLELVTGSFAVTTLAAVSGRRAWATVFTNLGWVFLANLAGSLAYGALLYAVLTNAGASAPAGIAASIVKIAEAKTTAYAALGTAGMATVVTKAILCNWMVCMGVVMALTSHSTVGKIVAMWLPVLTFFAQGFEHSVVNMFVIPTGMLLGANVSLSDWWLWNQIPVTLGNFVGGFLFVGLSLYWTYRPAATPGVVAAAAPTAPSSPAAAEPARA; from the coding sequence ATGGACTTCATCAAACCTGCCGACGCCGTGAAATCGATGCTCGCGGCCAGCGAAACCAAGGCCGCCCTCTCCGTCCGCGATCTCCTCCTGCGCGGTTTTCTCTCCGGCGCACTGCTGGGCTTCGCCACCAGTCTCGCGCTCACCGCCACTGGCCAGACGCAGACACCTCTCGTAGGCGCCCTGGTTTTCCCCGTCGGCTTCGTGATGATCGTGCTGCTCGGCCTGGAACTCGTGACCGGCAGCTTCGCCGTGACGACCCTCGCCGCCGTTTCCGGCCGGCGCGCGTGGGCCACCGTGTTCACAAACCTCGGGTGGGTGTTTCTCGCCAACCTCGCGGGCAGCCTCGCGTACGGCGCGCTGCTCTACGCCGTCCTCACCAACGCCGGCGCGAGCGCCCCCGCAGGCATCGCCGCGAGTATCGTCAAGATCGCCGAGGCCAAAACCACCGCCTACGCGGCCCTCGGCACTGCAGGCATGGCGACCGTCGTGACGAAGGCCATCCTGTGCAACTGGATGGTCTGCATGGGCGTCGTCATGGCCCTCACCTCCCATTCCACCGTGGGCAAGATCGTGGCAATGTGGCTGCCGGTCCTCACGTTCTTCGCGCAGGGCTTCGAGCACTCGGTGGTGAACATGTTTGTCATCCCGACCGGCATGCTGCTCGGCGCGAACGTCTCCCTGAGCGACTGGTGGCTCTGGAACCAGATACCTGTGACGCTCGGCAACTTCGTCGGCGGCTTCCTGTTCGTCGGACTCAGCCTGTACTGGACCTACCGTCCGGCTGCCACGCCCGGCGTCGTTGCCGCCGCGGCTCCCACCGCCCCATCCAGCCCCGCCGCCGCCGAACCGGCGCGCGCCTGA
- a CDS encoding NirA family protein, translating to MANVAPPPATGEFTPEQKQYLEGFLAAVAAAAPFVGTTASGQLTATPAAAQSPNLAEPPPEDTVFGTPLSELCKPERWKHEENPLDIWEKLVAHADGNRFPDEPDTFRFKFHGLFYVAPAQDSFMVRLRIPAGELTATQLHGIADLAADWGGGYAQITTRANLQVREIAPAHIVKVLVRLQELGLTSRGAGADNIRNITASPNSGFDPDELLDVRPHAKALHHYILNHRDLFGLPRKFNIAFDSGGALSTAADTNDLGFIAVRVTPQSLARATLAGPVPAPGIYFRVQLGGITGHKDFARDAGLLVAPGEVVAVAAAMVRVFNEHGCRTDRKKARLKYLLEQWGVERFVDEAARKLAFPLARLPVEACEPRRPFLKHGWAGVYRQAQRGFNAIGIGVPVGRLSAKQMHALADLATHYGQGELRLTVWENLILPYVRDAHVETACRSIQRLGLSTDANNLTSGIVSCTGNKGCKYAATDTKGHALALAKRLGGRLSPSSPVNLHFTGCPHSCAQHYCGDIGFLGAKLPDGREGYHVVLGGGMGDEQGIAREVFRGVSAEEIPGLVEHILGTYEARRQSGETFVAWVRRHPLGALQEQLER from the coding sequence ATGGCCAACGTCGCCCCTCCGCCCGCCACTGGCGAATTCACGCCGGAGCAGAAGCAGTACCTCGAGGGCTTCCTCGCCGCCGTCGCCGCCGCCGCGCCTTTCGTCGGCACCACCGCCTCGGGCCAGCTCACCGCCACGCCCGCCGCCGCGCAGTCGCCCAATCTCGCCGAACCTCCCCCCGAGGATACTGTCTTCGGCACACCGCTGAGCGAGCTCTGCAAACCCGAGCGCTGGAAGCACGAGGAGAACCCGCTCGACATCTGGGAGAAACTCGTCGCCCACGCCGACGGCAACCGCTTCCCCGACGAACCCGACACGTTTCGCTTCAAGTTTCACGGGCTTTTCTACGTCGCGCCCGCGCAGGACAGCTTCATGGTCCGGCTCCGCATCCCCGCCGGCGAGCTCACGGCCACGCAGCTCCACGGCATCGCCGATCTCGCCGCGGACTGGGGCGGCGGCTACGCCCAGATCACCACCCGCGCGAACCTCCAGGTGCGCGAGATCGCGCCGGCGCACATCGTCAAGGTCCTCGTCCGCCTCCAGGAACTCGGGCTCACGTCGCGCGGCGCCGGTGCCGACAACATCCGCAACATCACTGCCTCGCCCAACAGTGGCTTCGATCCCGACGAGCTCCTCGACGTGCGTCCCCACGCGAAGGCGTTGCATCACTACATCCTGAACCACCGCGACCTCTTCGGCCTGCCGCGCAAGTTCAACATCGCGTTCGACAGTGGCGGCGCACTCTCCACCGCCGCGGACACCAACGACCTCGGTTTCATCGCCGTGCGCGTCACGCCCCAGAGTCTCGCGCGCGCCACGCTGGCCGGACCGGTGCCCGCCCCCGGGATCTATTTTCGCGTGCAGCTCGGCGGGATCACCGGACACAAGGACTTCGCCCGCGACGCCGGCCTGCTCGTCGCGCCGGGCGAGGTGGTGGCCGTCGCCGCCGCGATGGTCCGCGTCTTCAACGAACACGGCTGCCGCACCGACCGGAAGAAGGCGCGACTCAAATACCTGCTCGAGCAGTGGGGCGTGGAGCGCTTTGTCGACGAGGCGGCGCGCAAGCTCGCTTTCCCGCTCGCTCGATTACCGGTCGAAGCCTGCGAACCGCGTCGACCGTTCCTAAAGCACGGCTGGGCGGGCGTGTACCGCCAGGCCCAGCGGGGCTTCAATGCGATCGGCATCGGCGTACCCGTCGGCCGCCTGTCCGCGAAGCAGATGCACGCGCTCGCCGACCTCGCGACCCACTACGGTCAGGGGGAACTGCGGCTCACGGTCTGGGAGAACCTCATCCTGCCGTATGTGCGCGACGCCCACGTCGAGACCGCTTGCCGGAGCATCCAGCGGCTCGGGCTCTCCACGGACGCAAACAATCTCACCAGCGGCATCGTGTCCTGCACGGGCAACAAGGGCTGCAAGTACGCCGCGACCGACACGAAGGGCCACGCGCTGGCCCTCGCCAAACGACTCGGCGGTCGGCTGAGCCCAAGTTCGCCCGTCAACCTCCACTTCACCGGCTGTCCCCACTCCTGCGCTCAGCATTACTGCGGCGACATCGGTTTCCTCGGCGCCAAGCTGCCCGACGGCCGCGAGGGCTACCACGTGGTCCTCGGCGGGGGCATGGGCGACGAACAGGGCATCGCCCGCGAGGTGTTCCGCGGCGTCTCCGCCGAGGAGATACCGGGCCTGGTCGAGCACATCCTCGGCACCTACGAGGCGCGGCGGCAGTCGGGCGAGACGTTCGTCGCCTGGGTGCGACGCCACCCGCTCGGCGCGTTGCAGGAGCAACTCGAGCGCTGA
- a CDS encoding Rrf2 family transcriptional regulator, producing the protein MKVSVKVDYACRVMAEMARLHGTGELAQIERLARVEAVPANFLAQILLKLRDHKLITSRRGNHGGYSLARPPDEISLFDIMTAVEGRCLQLSGNFEGQSGKRLKKIWEEISAAFEEKLKSCTLDRIASKTPVEMYYI; encoded by the coding sequence GTGAAAGTATCCGTCAAAGTTGATTACGCCTGCCGCGTCATGGCCGAGATGGCCCGCCTGCACGGCACCGGCGAGCTGGCCCAGATCGAGCGCCTCGCGCGCGTCGAGGCTGTGCCCGCGAACTTCCTTGCGCAGATCCTGCTCAAGCTCCGTGACCACAAGCTGATCACCAGCCGGCGCGGCAACCACGGCGGCTACTCGCTCGCGCGTCCGCCCGATGAGATCTCGCTGTTCGACATCATGACGGCGGTCGAGGGCCGGTGCCTCCAGCTCAGCGGCAACTTCGAGGGACAGAGTGGCAAGCGGCTGAAGAAAATCTGGGAAGAGATCAGCGCCGCCTTCGAGGAGAAGCTGAAGAGCTGCACCCTCGATCGCATCGCGTCCAAGACTCCGGTCGAGATGTACTACATCTGA
- a CDS encoding CmpA/NrtA family ABC transporter substrate-binding protein produces the protein MKPRLPAPTQAADPSRPLRVGFVALTDAAPLIAAEARGGFARHGLNVVLQREIGWATIRDKIIYGELDAAHAPAPMLWAIHLGLSCPAAEVLTGVVLNLHGNALTLSRPLAEAIADPADLRRIARERRRHRPLTFGVVFPYSSHHLLMRSWLTAAGLQPERDVRVVVVPPAQMSRNLSAGTIDGFCAGEPWNSVAIQSGVGSCRLISARAQPGLAEKVLLVRQEFATRHAAEHAALIAAVTEAAAWCDRPDNRPALAELLSQPRYLNQSRAVIAPALLGAFDPGTGTTELVPDFLVFHADDANLPSLAKANAVQAALVDAGLLAPGAATPELPGKLFRADLHAAARADSSGATTPLQLG, from the coding sequence ATCAAACCACGTCTCCCCGCTCCGACTCAGGCTGCCGATCCGTCGCGCCCGCTGCGCGTCGGCTTCGTCGCGCTCACCGACGCCGCCCCGCTCATTGCGGCGGAGGCCCGCGGCGGCTTTGCCCGGCATGGACTCAACGTCGTCCTCCAACGCGAGATCGGCTGGGCCACCATTCGCGACAAGATCATCTACGGCGAACTCGACGCCGCCCACGCCCCCGCTCCGATGCTCTGGGCGATCCACCTCGGGCTGTCGTGTCCCGCCGCCGAGGTCCTCACGGGCGTCGTGCTCAATCTGCACGGCAACGCGCTGACCCTCTCCCGTCCGTTGGCCGAGGCGATCGCTGACCCCGCCGACCTCCGCCGCATCGCCCGCGAACGACGGCGGCACCGTCCCCTCACCTTCGGCGTGGTGTTTCCCTACTCGTCCCACCATCTGCTCATGCGTTCCTGGCTCACGGCCGCCGGGCTGCAGCCCGAGCGCGACGTCCGCGTCGTCGTCGTCCCGCCCGCGCAGATGAGCCGTAACCTCAGCGCGGGTACGATCGATGGCTTCTGCGCCGGCGAACCATGGAACTCCGTGGCAATCCAATCCGGCGTCGGCAGCTGCCGTCTCATCAGCGCGCGCGCCCAGCCCGGCCTCGCGGAGAAGGTCCTGCTCGTGCGCCAGGAGTTCGCCACCCGCCACGCGGCCGAGCACGCCGCGCTCATCGCGGCCGTCACGGAGGCGGCCGCGTGGTGTGACCGCCCGGACAACCGCCCCGCCCTCGCCGAGCTCCTGAGCCAACCGCGCTATCTCAACCAGTCGCGCGCCGTCATCGCGCCGGCGCTTCTCGGCGCCTTCGACCCCGGCACCGGAACCACCGAGCTTGTGCCCGACTTCCTCGTGTTCCACGCCGACGACGCCAACCTGCCCTCGCTCGCCAAAGCAAACGCAGTGCAGGCGGCGCTCGTCGATGCCGGCCTGCTCGCGCCCGGCGCGGCCACACCGGAGCTCCCGGGGAAACTCTTCCGCGCCGATCTGCATGCGGCGGCCCGCGCCGATTCATCCGGGGCCACGACTCCGCTCCAGCTCGGATGA
- the cysD gene encoding sulfate adenylyltransferase subunit CysD: MTNYHLDHLQHLETEAIHVMREVAGEFERPALLFSGGKDSICLLRLAEKAFRPSEIPMPLLNVDTGHHFPELNEFRDRRAKELGAKLIVRRVEDAIAQGIAQPAPGEISRNRLQIPTLLAAIEEFRFDCCIGGARRDEEKARAKERFFSYRDSFGQWDPKNQRPEIWNLYNGRLHPGENMRVFPLSNWTEMDVWEYIQRERLEVPGIYFSHRRDCVRRAGQWLPVNTLVPPKPSEEVRELVVRVRTIGDIISTGCVESPATTVADIIAEIAAARVTERGSRADDKSSEAAMEDRKKAGYF, translated from the coding sequence ATGACGAATTACCATCTCGACCACCTCCAGCATCTCGAGACTGAAGCCATCCATGTAATGCGGGAGGTCGCCGGCGAGTTTGAGCGCCCGGCCCTGCTGTTCTCCGGTGGCAAGGACTCCATCTGCCTTCTCCGTCTCGCGGAGAAGGCGTTTCGTCCCTCCGAGATTCCGATGCCGCTGCTCAACGTCGACACCGGTCATCACTTCCCGGAGTTGAACGAGTTTCGCGACCGCCGTGCCAAGGAACTTGGCGCCAAGCTCATCGTGCGTCGTGTCGAGGACGCGATCGCGCAGGGGATCGCCCAGCCCGCGCCCGGCGAGATCAGCCGCAACCGGCTGCAGATCCCGACGCTGCTGGCGGCGATCGAGGAGTTTCGCTTCGACTGCTGCATCGGCGGCGCGCGCCGCGATGAGGAGAAGGCCCGCGCCAAGGAGCGCTTCTTCAGCTACCGCGACAGCTTCGGTCAGTGGGATCCCAAGAACCAGCGGCCTGAGATCTGGAACCTCTACAACGGCCGGCTCCATCCCGGTGAAAACATGCGCGTGTTTCCGTTGAGCAACTGGACCGAGATGGACGTCTGGGAGTACATCCAGCGCGAGCGGCTCGAAGTCCCGGGCATCTACTTCAGCCATCGGCGCGACTGCGTGCGCCGGGCCGGCCAATGGCTGCCGGTCAATACCCTCGTGCCCCCGAAGCCCAGCGAGGAGGTGCGCGAACTCGTCGTCCGCGTGCGCACCATCGGCGACATCATCAGCACGGGTTGCGTCGAGTCGCCGGCCACCACCGTCGCCGACATCATCGCCGAGATCGCCGCCGCCCGCGTGACCGAGCGCGGCTCGCGCGCCGACGATAAGTCCTCCGAGGCCGCCATGGAGGACCGCAAAAAGGCCGGTTACTTCTGA
- a CDS encoding phosphoadenosine phosphosulfate reductase family protein — translation MTTADLARWNTELRSQTPLEIVRWAIDYAGGRALVSTNFRPYEAAILHLAVQVQPDIPVLWVDHGYNRPATYRHAELLRERLKLNLKSYVPRITAAHRDAIHGPIPTTDDEAGLKRFSAVMKLEPFQRGMRELAPTVWITALRRVQNPNRAGLDIVSRDENFGALKVNPLFYFADDDVEAYLAEHQLPNEWDYFDPAKADEKRECGLHASWGKQAVNA, via the coding sequence ATGACCACTGCTGATCTCGCCCGCTGGAACACCGAACTTCGCTCCCAAACGCCGCTCGAAATCGTCCGCTGGGCTATCGACTACGCCGGCGGGCGCGCCCTCGTTTCCACGAACTTCAGGCCCTACGAGGCGGCGATCCTTCACCTCGCCGTCCAGGTGCAGCCGGACATTCCGGTGCTCTGGGTTGACCACGGGTACAACCGGCCTGCCACCTACCGGCACGCCGAGCTCCTGCGGGAACGTCTGAAACTCAACCTCAAGAGCTACGTGCCACGCATCACTGCAGCGCATCGCGACGCGATCCACGGGCCGATTCCCACGACCGACGATGAGGCGGGCCTGAAGCGGTTCAGCGCGGTGATGAAACTGGAGCCGTTTCAGCGCGGGATGCGCGAACTGGCGCCGACCGTCTGGATCACCGCGCTCCGCCGGGTGCAGAACCCGAACCGCGCCGGCCTCGACATCGTGTCGCGCGACGAAAACTTCGGCGCCCTGAAGGTCAACCCGCTCTTCTACTTCGCCGATGACGATGTCGAAGCCTACCTCGCCGAGCACCAGCTGCCCAACGAGTGGGACTACTTCGATCCGGCCAAGGCCGACGAGAAACGCGAGTGCGGGCTGCACGCGTCCTGGGGCAAGCAGGCGGTCAACGCCTGA
- a CDS encoding GTP-binding protein, whose translation MTSLTASTPPVPVDILRFNTCGSVDDGKSTLIGRLLYDSKSLMEDQLEALERSADITGGGQINLANLTDGLRAEREQGITIDVAYRYFATPRRKFIIADTPGHVQYTRNMVTGASTANLSIVLVDARAGVIEQSRRHTAIASLLRIPHLVVAVNKMDLVGWSEQRFLEIRAQFEEFLPRLDIKDVKFIPLSALNGDNVVDPSPHTPWYTGPTLLGHLESVHIASDWNLQGLRFPVQWVNRPHHPTDPALHDFRGFSGQIAGGIVRVGQKVLALPAGLTSTVKQIWTYDGPVEEAFSPQSVTLVLEHDIDVSRGSTIIGLETPLPGNSADLQADVCWMHSRPLQPGRKYLLKHTTHTVQVIVSELVNRLTMATLDSEPTPAELVMNDIGQIRLRAARAVVFDAYGVNRLTGSFILIDPASHATVAAGMLLPPRELLKVENGDYVI comes from the coding sequence GTGACCTCCCTCACCGCCAGCACTCCTCCCGTTCCCGTCGACATCCTGCGCTTCAACACCTGCGGCAGCGTGGATGACGGGAAATCTACGCTCATCGGCCGCCTGCTCTACGACTCGAAGTCGCTCATGGAGGACCAGCTCGAAGCGCTCGAACGTTCGGCCGACATCACGGGCGGCGGACAGATCAACCTGGCGAATCTCACCGACGGCCTGCGCGCCGAACGCGAGCAGGGGATCACCATTGATGTTGCGTACCGCTACTTCGCCACGCCGCGCCGCAAGTTCATCATCGCGGACACGCCCGGGCACGTGCAGTACACGCGCAACATGGTGACGGGCGCCTCGACGGCCAACCTCTCCATCGTGCTCGTCGATGCTCGCGCCGGCGTGATCGAGCAGAGCCGCCGCCACACGGCCATCGCTTCGCTCCTGCGCATCCCGCACCTGGTGGTCGCGGTCAACAAGATGGACCTCGTGGGCTGGAGCGAGCAGCGCTTCCTCGAGATTCGCGCACAGTTCGAGGAGTTCCTGCCCCGGCTCGACATCAAGGACGTGAAGTTCATCCCGCTGAGCGCGCTCAACGGCGACAACGTCGTCGACCCGTCGCCGCATACGCCGTGGTACACGGGGCCGACGCTGCTCGGCCATCTTGAGAGCGTGCACATCGCGAGCGACTGGAACCTGCAGGGACTTCGTTTCCCGGTGCAATGGGTCAACCGGCCGCATCACCCGACCGATCCCGCGCTGCATGATTTCCGCGGCTTCAGCGGGCAGATCGCCGGCGGCATCGTGCGCGTGGGCCAGAAGGTCCTCGCGCTCCCCGCCGGGCTCACCTCCACGGTGAAGCAGATCTGGACCTACGACGGCCCGGTCGAGGAAGCGTTCAGCCCGCAATCCGTCACGCTCGTGCTTGAGCACGACATCGACGTGAGCCGGGGCAGCACGATCATCGGACTCGAAACGCCGCTGCCTGGAAACTCCGCGGACCTCCAGGCGGACGTGTGCTGGATGCACTCCCGGCCGCTGCAACCGGGCCGGAAGTACCTGCTCAAGCACACCACGCATACCGTCCAGGTCATCGTCTCCGAATTGGTGAACCGGCTGACGATGGCCACGCTCGATTCTGAGCCTACTCCGGCGGAACTCGTCATGAACGACATCGGCCAGATCCGGCTGCGCGCCGCGCGGGCCGTCGTGTTCGATGCCTATGGCGTGAATCGGCTGACCGGCTCCTTCATCCTCATCGACCCGGCGAGCCACGCGACGGTCGCGGCGGGCATGCTCCTGCCGCCACGCGAACTGCTGAAGGTCGAGAACGGCGACTACGTCATCTAG
- a CDS encoding sulfite reductase subunit alpha, with the protein MTTLVPTLPETAPFTAEQRAWLNGYLAGLFSRGPVDSAAGVNASAPAPASTVPPLAPLTILFGSQTGTAEARAKRAAKEAGKRGFAAVVLDLAQVDLARLAHERAVLLITSTYGDGEPPDNAKALHAALGAATGQLLGGLRFAVCALGDSNYVQFCQCGKDFDAHLERLGGTRVTARIDVDLDQDAALDAWVQQALAAFTSTMPALAAAAAASAVGAPSVSVVAAPRTEPASAPVAHGRNHPYSALVLATHRLSGDGSAKQVHHVAFALGDSALRYEAGDALGVFPHNCPELVAEILTLLRCDGEEAVPAPDGSTTSLRHALTELYDLGKPSPDLLALFGGPTAAPAASTAHVIDVLLARADVRPKPAVLVRVLKRLQPRLYSISSSPRAHPGEVHLTVGAVRYEAGARLRKGVCSTFLADRVVPGTSRTGIYVHANAAFRLPADASRPVIMIGPGTGIAPFRAFLHERRGSGANGRNWLFFGDQRSATDFLYREELLTLQAEGALNRLSLAWSRDQSDKVYVQTRMLEHAAELYAWLEDGAHLYVCGDASRMARDVDAALHAAIAQAGGKTTEQAAEYVQTLRAAKRYCRDVY; encoded by the coding sequence ATGACGACCCTCGTCCCCACCCTCCCAGAAACCGCTCCATTTACCGCCGAACAACGTGCGTGGCTCAACGGCTACCTCGCCGGGCTCTTCTCCCGCGGGCCGGTCGACTCCGCGGCCGGCGTCAACGCAAGTGCCCCCGCCCCGGCCTCCACCGTACCTCCGCTCGCGCCGCTCACGATCCTCTTCGGGTCCCAGACCGGTACCGCCGAAGCCCGCGCCAAGCGCGCCGCGAAGGAAGCCGGCAAACGCGGGTTTGCCGCGGTTGTGCTCGACCTCGCTCAGGTGGACCTCGCCCGCCTCGCCCATGAGCGCGCCGTTCTCCTAATCACGAGCACCTACGGCGACGGCGAACCTCCGGACAACGCCAAGGCCCTCCATGCGGCACTCGGCGCGGCCACCGGACAACTGCTCGGCGGCCTGCGCTTCGCCGTGTGCGCCCTGGGCGACTCGAACTACGTGCAATTCTGCCAATGCGGGAAGGACTTCGACGCGCACCTGGAGCGGCTCGGCGGCACGCGCGTCACCGCCCGGATCGACGTCGATCTCGACCAGGACGCCGCGCTCGACGCCTGGGTGCAGCAGGCGCTCGCCGCCTTCACCTCGACGATGCCCGCCCTCGCCGCGGCCGCGGCGGCATCGGCAGTCGGCGCGCCATCAGTGTCGGTGGTCGCAGCCCCACGCACGGAACCAGCGTCCGCCCCGGTCGCCCATGGGCGAAACCACCCGTACTCCGCGCTAGTGCTGGCGACGCATCGCCTCAGTGGCGACGGCTCGGCCAAGCAGGTACACCACGTCGCCTTCGCGCTAGGCGACTCGGCGCTACGCTACGAGGCCGGCGACGCGCTCGGCGTGTTCCCGCACAACTGCCCGGAACTCGTTGCCGAGATCCTGACGCTCCTGCGCTGCGACGGCGAAGAGGCCGTGCCGGCGCCCGATGGCAGCACGACCTCGCTCCGCCATGCCCTCACCGAGCTCTACGATCTCGGCAAACCTTCGCCCGACCTGCTGGCACTCTTCGGCGGACCGACGGCCGCTCCGGCCGCGTCGACGGCCCACGTGATCGATGTGCTGCTCGCCCGCGCCGATGTGCGCCCCAAGCCGGCGGTCCTCGTCCGGGTGCTGAAGCGACTGCAGCCGCGACTGTACTCGATCTCATCGTCGCCGCGCGCACACCCCGGAGAGGTGCACCTGACGGTTGGCGCGGTGCGCTACGAGGCCGGCGCGCGCCTGCGCAAGGGCGTGTGCTCAACCTTCCTGGCGGACCGCGTCGTACCCGGGACCTCCCGCACCGGCATCTACGTTCACGCCAACGCCGCGTTCCGCCTGCCGGCCGACGCGAGTCGCCCCGTCATCATGATCGGCCCGGGGACGGGCATCGCCCCGTTCCGCGCGTTCCTGCACGAGCGCCGGGGCAGCGGGGCGAACGGCCGCAACTGGCTTTTCTTCGGCGACCAGCGCTCGGCCACGGATTTTCTTTATCGCGAGGAACTGCTCACGCTGCAGGCCGAGGGCGCCCTGAACCGACTCTCGCTGGCGTGGTCCCGCGACCAGTCGGACAAGGTCTACGTCCAGACCCGGATGCTCGAACACGCGGCGGAGTTGTACGCCTGGCTCGAAGACGGCGCCCACCTGTATGTTTGCGGCGACGCCAGCCGGATGGCGCGCGATGTCGACGCGGCGCTGCACGCCGCCATCGCGCAGGCCGGCGGCAAGACCACCGAGCAGGCCGCCGAATACGTGCAGACGCTGCGGGCGGCCAAGCGCTATTGCCGGGACGTGTACTGA
- the cobA gene encoding uroporphyrinogen-III C-methyltransferase, with product MFHAPTHLSSPTGTVHLVGAGPGDAELLTLKARRLISEADAIVYDYLVSPEVLAFARPEAERVFVGKKGGGFCCPQREIEDILLRLAREGNHVVRLKGGDPFVFGRGGEEAEALAEAGISFEVVPGITSALGAAAYAGVPLTHRAHASAVVFLTGHEDPAKPDTSIHWEDYGRLRATLCIYMGMKNLETITRRLQAGGLPASTPALVVQSATTGEHRQLLSTVANVALDSEHEGMGAPAMVVIGEVAALADKLAWFGPARQSLEAGIALAS from the coding sequence ATGTTCCACGCACCCACCCACCTGTCGTCCCCCACCGGCACCGTCCACCTGGTCGGTGCCGGTCCGGGAGACGCTGAGCTCCTGACGCTCAAGGCCAGGCGGCTCATCTCCGAGGCCGACGCGATCGTGTACGATTACCTCGTGTCGCCCGAGGTGCTGGCATTTGCCCGGCCTGAGGCCGAGCGGGTGTTTGTCGGGAAAAAGGGAGGCGGCTTCTGCTGCCCGCAGCGAGAGATCGAAGACATCCTCCTCCGGCTCGCCCGCGAAGGTAACCACGTCGTGCGCCTCAAGGGCGGCGATCCATTTGTCTTCGGCCGGGGCGGAGAGGAAGCCGAGGCGTTGGCTGAGGCCGGGATCTCCTTCGAAGTTGTTCCCGGCATCACCTCCGCTCTCGGTGCGGCGGCCTATGCGGGCGTCCCCCTCACCCACCGGGCACATGCCTCGGCCGTCGTCTTCCTTACCGGCCATGAGGATCCGGCCAAGCCTGACACGTCGATCCATTGGGAGGATTACGGGCGGCTGCGCGCCACCCTGTGCATCTACATGGGGATGAAAAACCTCGAGACGATCACGCGGCGCCTGCAGGCCGGCGGCCTGCCCGCCAGCACGCCGGCGCTGGTCGTGCAATCGGCCACGACCGGCGAGCACCGCCAGTTGCTTTCCACGGTGGCCAACGTGGCACTGGACAGCGAACACGAGGGCATGGGTGCGCCCGCGATGGTGGTCATTGGCGAGGTCGCGGCGCTCGCGGACAAACTCGCCTGGTTCGGGCCGGCGCGGCAGTCGCTCGAGGCCGGCATAGCCCTTGCGTCATGA
- a CDS encoding CbiX/SirB N-terminal domain-containing protein codes for MIAALIDNGSLEPAAHRNLRAVATAVARRTGVPVQAVSWKHSDRIPAASLSHEPAAVLDSWLRAQLARGERDFVFLPFFVSPQGAIGSRLQRDLERLQREHPFRFQLAASLADQGVLAPVIADRIRTTVRATHLERPPVIVVDHGGPSRASAALRNALAGQIQDLLGAEIGPLAAASMEGAEHPHNRPLFADVLAAPEFDHGDVVIAPLFLAPGRHAGPRGDLVEIATAAEDRLTAAPLRCHFTELIGSHSLITEALADALQQSLFHASAAA; via the coding sequence ATGATCGCCGCGCTCATCGACAACGGCTCCCTGGAGCCCGCGGCGCATCGCAACCTGCGCGCCGTCGCCACCGCTGTCGCACGGCGCACCGGCGTTCCGGTGCAGGCGGTGTCCTGGAAACACAGCGACCGTATCCCTGCCGCCTCGCTCAGTCATGAACCGGCAGCGGTCCTCGACTCATGGCTCCGCGCCCAACTGGCCCGAGGCGAACGCGACTTCGTCTTCCTGCCGTTCTTCGTCAGTCCTCAGGGCGCGATCGGCTCCCGCCTGCAGCGCGACCTCGAGCGTCTGCAACGCGAACATCCCTTTCGCTTTCAACTGGCGGCCAGCCTTGCCGACCAAGGCGTGCTCGCCCCCGTCATCGCCGACCGCATTCGCACCACGGTCCGCGCGACTCACCTGGAGCGCCCGCCCGTAATCGTCGTCGACCACGGAGGCCCGTCGCGCGCGTCGGCCGCCCTGCGCAATGCACTCGCGGGGCAGATTCAGGATCTGCTCGGGGCCGAGATCGGCCCACTCGCCGCCGCCTCGATGGAAGGCGCCGAGCACCCGCACAACCGTCCCCTCTTCGCCGACGTGCTCGCCGCGCCGGAATTCGACCACGGCGACGTCGTGATCGCCCCACTCTTTCTCGCGCCCGGCCGGCACGCCGGCCCGCGTGGCGATCTCGTCGAGATCGCCACCGCGGCGGAGGATCGCCTCACCGCGGCGCCGCTGCGCTGCCATTTCACCGAACTCATCGGCTCGCACTCCCTCATCACCGAGGCGCTGGCCGACGCCCTCCAACAATCCCTCTTCCACGCTTCCGCCGCCGCATGA